The genome window GTCTTCCTAAAGAAGTCGGTTTTTTACAAGAAGCCACTGATAGATTTTTAAATAAATTAATTCCTACACCCCCAGATGACAAAGAACTTTCAGAACTTTTTTTAAAAATATTTCCCCGCACTGAAGATGCTATTTGGGTTAAAAACTTAACAAAAGAAACAATAGTAAAAATTATAGAACTATTTGAATTTCAATCAACTAATGAAAATTTATGGGAGAAAATTCATTTTGAAATTACTGAAGCGATATGTATAATTGTTAGCCAAATTCATGCAATAGGACTATCTGATGGGGTAAGAAAAAGAACCAACTTAACATCAGTAAAGGAATCTCCTTTTTTACTTTTAAACGAATCTATTGATGAATTTTTAAATTTTCAAACTTTGCAAAAAACTGAAGTAATTATTAACTCAATATTAAAATGTAATCATAATATAAAATTATGTAGATATGCAATTCAAGAAGTTTTTCAACACTTAGAAGATTATGGAATTAGCGTAACATTAGTTTATCAATTAGAAAAATTAACTTTCCACCTAGATAGATTAGAAGTTCTACTAATTTTCTTGTATTCAAGAGAAAGTATATATAATTCAAATATTATTCAAAATTTTATTTCTAAACTTATTAAAGAAAGTTTAGCAAAAAAAAGCTTAAAAGCATTGATTCAAACAAACTTAAATCAATTATCAAGAAAAATTGCAGAAAGAGCTGGGAAAACAGGTGAACATTATATAACCAGCAATAAAAAAGAATATTTTTACATGTTTAAATGTGCCGCAGGAGGTGGTATAGTTACTGCTTTTACAACATTTATTAAATTCTTTATCGTAACAACTAAATTACCTCACTTTTTTGAAGGATTTTTTGCTTCAATAAATTATGCAGCTAGTTTTGTATTTATTCAACTTTGCGGTTTTACACTAGCAACTAAACAACCTTCAATGACAGCAGCTGCGCTTGCAGGAAAATTACATGATATTAAAGAAAGTTCTTCCTTAAATAGTTTTGTAGATGAAATAACAAAATTAACTCGTTCACAATTTTCTGCTATTTTAGGAA of Pigmentibacter sp. JX0631 contains these proteins:
- a CDS encoding site-specific recombinase, coding for MKLFKHIASGVDKFIHAGNLKYDLNSILSSANPDVSLEERILWIQKLMYWIRSTEKIPLQFDSSIGQIHTARVSFILQLLDRNIEWKIAVSKIFRSVIQETSSLQLFCDTGLPKEVGFLQEATDRFLNKLIPTPPDDKELSELFLKIFPRTEDAIWVKNLTKETIVKIIELFEFQSTNENLWEKIHFEITEAICIIVSQIHAIGLSDGVRKRTNLTSVKESPFLLLNESIDEFLNFQTLQKTEVIINSILKCNHNIKLCRYAIQEVFQHLEDYGISVTLVYQLEKLTFHLDRLEVLLIFLYSRESIYNSNIIQNFISKLIKESLAKKSLKALIQTNLNQLSRKIAERAGKTGEHYITSNKKEYFYMFKCAAGGGIVTAFTTFIKFFIVTTKLPHFFEGFFASINYAASFVFIQLCGFTLATKQPSMTAAALAGKLHDIKESSSLNSFVDEITKLTRSQFSAILGNIILVVPISLLIDFLYKKITGHSAITPEKAYATIHSFSIFGPSIFYAIFTGFLLWFSSLAAGWIENWAVYRRLPEAIAKNKRLIFLLGSEKSEKISKFFANNISGFGGNISLGFMLGMTPQFGNFFGILLDIRHVTLASGSFAFALSALDFTNVNKYEFINACLGIIMIGILNVSVSFYLALSVAIRARKVQSLERKQIRVALFKRLISSPLEFLYPYSKK